Part of the Helicobacter bilis genome is shown below.
AACTCAAGCAAGAAATACTCTCAATGCAAAAAAATATTTGTGTTGAAATCCTTGCTGGAGATATTTGTGATAAAGAATTTATCACAAAAAGCACAAAAGATTTAGATATTGATATTTTAGTCAATAATGCTGGTCTTGCAAGGGGCATTGAAAGTGCGGAAAATACGAGTTATAGCGACTGGGAAGAAATGATTGCCACTAATATAAAAGCTCTAAGCCATATCACACATTGCATTTTGCCCAACATGGTGGCAAAGGGAAGTGGGCATATTATTAATGTGGGATCTATTGCTGGTAGTTATGCCTATCGTGGTGGAAATGTATATGGGGCTACAAAGGCATTTGTAAAGCAATTTAGTCGTAACTTGCGTGCTGATTTGTATGATAAAAATATCCGCGTGAGTAATATTGAACCCGGATTATGTGAAGGAAGCGATTTTTCCATTGTGCGATTTCATGGCGATACAGAGAGGGCGGATAATGTCTATAAACACACAAAGCCACTCCATGCAAAAGACATCGCAGAAATAATCTTTTGGGTAAGCACTCAACCACCACATGTAAATATTAACTCTATTGAGATTATGCCTACAACACAAGCAAGTGCTGGATTGAGTGTGCATTGTAGCAATTAGATTCTAAAGACTTAATATATAAGCGCATTTGTCTATGATTTTTACTGCATATTGCAGGGATCATTTGAATCTAGTGTCTAAAAACAAGTTAAACAATACAATAACAATTTTTTGCTTACCACACAATTACAAATACCCTTTCTTAGTAAGCTTTTTATGTAAGAATTTATAGCATGATAAAAAGAGTTTATATTTTAAACTTTTTGGCTTTTTAGTCTCTTTTAGCTGGGCTAATAATGGCTTATAGATTCCATGTAATTCATAGAGTTCATTCATTAAGGACATAAAGTTTTTATGCTCCATTGTAAAAGTAGTAATCAAATTTTCTTTTTGCAAAAGTCGCTCATAAAGCCTATATGAGAAAAACAATAACTCTATATACTTTTTATCAAAATAAAAATACATATCTTTATGAAACATGCAGCCTATAATCATTTGCTTATTTGTATCTAGAGACTGCCAAATGCCCTCGCTATGGATTCTATATACACTATCTATTCCGGGTTTATACATAGCTTTGCCTTTATGCATGTGAATGAGATTGCGAAATGAATCGCCTCGAAATGACACTTCATTACTTGCATATTGCAAATGTTGCAGTTGCTTTGGAAGTCCGTCTTTAAAGATCACATTTCTAAAAATACAGCTTGAAGTATGTCCAAAAATCGCCCTATCATTTAAATAATCATCAAAGGTTGAGACTTTGTCTTCTTTCGCCCCGATATATTCTTTTGTCGTGCCATCACTATATAACATGCGTGTATTTTGAGAATACGCTGTGAAGTCCTTATTCTCTTCTAAAAAATCAAGTGCTTTTTGTATCTTTTCTTCATCTATCCAGTAGTCATCTGGGTCAAGCACGCAAAAATACTCAGTCTTTGTTATTTCATAAGCCCTCACTATATTTTTAAAAAGCTTTTGATTTTGACTAGATTCTAAAATCTGTATTGCATTTGGATATTTAAGATTATATTCTCTCACAATATCAAGTGTGCCATCGCTCGAGGCATCATCAGCAATAATGACTTGATAGCTATATGTAGTCTTTTGCATGAATATCGAATCTAGGGTTTGGGCGATATAATCTTTCTTATTAAAAGTTGGTAGAATGATGGTAAGCATTGCTTGGTCTTGCATGGCATATTTCCTAAGTAGTAATGTATGAAAAGATGATTCTACATTTTTTTAGCAAATTTTTCTATATTCACATAGAATCTAGTCTAGAAACTCACATAACAAAATATCCTTAATATGCTATACTTTTACATAGAGATTACAAGGCAAATAAAAGGAAAAATATGCACGATAGCATTGCATTAAAGGAATACTTGCGGACACATGGTGTTGATAATGTGGTGGATTTAGGACTTGAAGAGTTGCAAACAGAGTATGAACGCATTGTGCGTGAGGGCATCTCATATTATCATAATCTTTTGCAGGAAGAAAACTCTGAAATAGAATTTTTAGAGGCAAAGAAAAGAGATGTTATCGATGTCTTAAAACAAGCTCAAACAACAGATGATATATATGATATTTTATATGAATTTTTACATACCTATATGCCAACGGATTTAATCGCTTTTATGGCGGAGATTAAAA
Proteins encoded:
- a CDS encoding SDR family NAD(P)-dependent oxidoreductase, which translates into the protein MLDNTQDKKHILITGASSGFGYYLALTYAREWDNITLYLIARRKEKLEKLKQEILSMQKNICVEILAGDICDKEFITKSTKDLDIDILVNNAGLARGIESAENTSYSDWEEMIATNIKALSHITHCILPNMVAKGSGHIINVGSIAGSYAYRGGNVYGATKAFVKQFSRNLRADLYDKNIRVSNIEPGLCEGSDFSIVRFHGDTERADNVYKHTKPLHAKDIAEIIFWVSTQPPHVNINSIEIMPTTQASAGLSVHCSN
- a CDS encoding glycosyltransferase family 2 protein, with the translated sequence MQDQAMLTIILPTFNKKDYIAQTLDSIFMQKTTYSYQVIIADDASSDGTLDIVREYNLKYPNAIQILESSQNQKLFKNIVRAYEITKTEYFCVLDPDDYWIDEEKIQKALDFLEENKDFTAYSQNTRMLYSDGTTKEYIGAKEDKVSTFDDYLNDRAIFGHTSSCIFRNVIFKDGLPKQLQHLQYASNEVSFRGDSFRNLIHMHKGKAMYKPGIDSVYRIHSEGIWQSLDTNKQMIIGCMFHKDMYFYFDKKYIELLFFSYRLYERLLQKENLITTFTMEHKNFMSLMNELYELHGIYKPLLAQLKETKKPKSLKYKLFLSCYKFLHKKLTKKGYL